TCAATTCCTGGGTGACGTTTTTTATTTTCGCCACTTCGTCGTGAACAAACAGCCGAAGTGTCGAGGCGATCAGGTCATTGCGTGAGCGACCCAGGTGGATTTTTTTTCCGAGCTCTCCCAGTTCGCTGGTCATATAGCGCTCGAGATTCATATGAATGTCTTCATCTTCAAAGCGCCACGGGAAAGACTCTTCTTCCATTTTCATGCGCGCTTTTTCCAAAGTGTCTACCAGCTGGTTGGCCTCTGTGAGAGTGAGGTATTTCGAATGGGCCAGAGCCTTCGCCCAGGCTTTTTGGACACGAATCTCTTGGTCGTACAGATAGCGATCGACATCGATCCCTTGAGTGAACTCAAAGAGCTCCATGTTGGACGATGTCGAAATGTCTGTACTTAAGACTTTCATTGCGGACGACCACCCAATTCGCGGTGAGTCTCGCCGGCAGAGCCGCGATTTTCTTTATTCACAAGACCCGATTGCCATTGGGCAAAGGTGAGAACTCGAGACCAATCTTTAGCGGCGCGATTCAGTCCATAAGTATCTTCCTCGAAGCTGACGATCTTTTCGCTATAAAGCGAGAAAGGGCTCGAGCGGTGAGTGATCAAGACTTGTCCGGGAGCTAATCGCATCCCCACAGTTCCTGTGAGTTTTTTCGCAGCTTCGGTAAAGTAGCCTTCGAGGTTCGTGCGCGCATCCGAATGCCAAAGGCCATCATAGACGAGATTCGCGTAGGTGTGAGCTAACGTGAGAGACGTATTGTGGACATCGCGAGTCCAGCAGATTTGTTTCATTGAATTCAAACCCTTTTGGATCAGAGTGCCGCCCGGAGTTTCGTAAATCCCGCGACTTTTGACTCCCGTGACACGCTCTTCGACGAGGTCAACAAGTCCGATGCCGTAAGCGCCACCAATTTCGTTCAGCTTTTGAAGGAGTTCCGCTGGCGCCATTTTTTTACCGTTGAGTCCCACCGGGTATCCCTTATCGAAATCGATTGAAATCGACAGGGTGTCGGTCGATGTTTTACCGTTTGGTTTTAAAAACTGGAAGATCTCTTGATCGTCATAGGGCTTAGAGATGTCCTCAAGAATTCCACCCTCGGAAGAGTTGTGAAAAAGATTAGCATCAACGCTATAGCGAGGGTTCACTTCGCCGGCGTAGTCAATTTTATGCTCTTTGAGATAATTGATCAGATCTTGACGACCTTTATATTCCCATTCTTTCCAAGGGGCGATCACTTCTAATTCGGGAGCGAGGTAAGCCCACGCGCGCTCGAAGCGGATTTGATCGTTTCCTTTACCGGTGGCTCCGTGAGCGACGGCCGAGGCTCCCGATTTTTTGGCAAAGTGAGCCACTCGTTCAGCAATAAGGGGACGGGCGATCGCTGTTCCGAGAAGATACTCACCTTGATAAAGAGCGCCAGAGCGCAAGAGTGGAAACACAAAATCTTTTGCGAATTCATCTTTAAGATCCTCAAAGATGAAGTCCGAGGCTCCTAAACTCATGGCACGATCGCGCAGAGTTTTTTCCGACGGAAGGTTGCCCACGTCGCAGCAATAAGCGATGACATCAGCATTGTAAGTTTTCTTGAGCCATAAAACGATGGCGGTTGTATCCAAGCCACCTGAAAATGATAAAACGATTCTTTTCATTGCGTTCTCACCCTCCCAATTTAGTAGGGGATGAAAGTATTTGAGGAAATTCTAAAATGCAACAATAGTTTCAAGGACTTCCCTGGTCAGTTTTCTTGCAGGCAAAAAGGTATAACTCGCGGTCACAATCTTTGCGAAATACTTACAAAGTACGGTGGGAAGAATAATCCTTTTGCGACTTTCCGTTGAACCCACTAATCCGTTGAGCACCATAGGGGGGAAATCCATGATAAAACATATCATTCTTATTGCTGTTGCTGCATTTACATCTGCTTCTGTCCACGCCGAGGTGCCTCGCCAGGGATACTCAAAGGCTCAAGTGGAGGAAATGGTAAAGCACAATCAAAAGATTGCGGCCAATGACATACTCAACCAACTGACAGATATTGAATCGCTTAAAATGCAGGCAGGAGCCCTTCGTGTTCCTTACGCTGAATACAATCAAGCTGGATATCTCATCTTTAACGATAGAACCGACTATAATTCCTGGGAGGCCAAATCGGGGATGGCGAAGAATCTTCCCGAGGGCGTGACTCTTGTCGTGTTCACCGGGAATTCCGCAAAATCCCACCACCAGCAGTTGAAGAGTAAATTCTCTCAATTTGTTGAGAGTTCGCGAATCAAAATTCTATTTGCCCCGGGTGGGGAGGGTGGGTTCTGGGCTCGGGATGCGGTTCCGGTTCCGGTTTTCCAGGCCGAGGGCCTCTCGGTTGTGGATGCTCGCTACTATCACAATTTCGAAGGTGATAGTTACTTTGCGAATCTCTTCGGAGCGACGCTGACCAAACACAACTATTATTATGAGGGTGGTAACTTTCTTGCCAATTCTCGAGGCGAGTGCATTATCGTCAACAAAGATCAAACTTCGATCATGCCCGACAGTGTGTTTACCACAAAATACGGTTGCGCTTCGCTGATTCGTTTGCCCCATATCAAAGGCATTGGCCATATTGACGAAAGCGTCAAATTCATGAATGACACCACTGTCATTACGGATAGCGAACAGTACCGTGATATTTTAGATGATCATTATACCGTGGTCATGATTCCACGTCCGGCCAGAGAGTACGAGACTTACGTCAACTCACTCATCATCAACGGAACAGTTTATGTGCCCGTGTTTGGTCAGGCCGGTGATCAAAAGGCGCTTCAGATTTATCAAAGCTTTGGTCTTAAAACTGTAGCCTTGGACTCTTCGACCTTATCGAATCAGGGATTAGGGTCTGTTCACTGCATCACCATGACCTATCCACCAGTTCCGCTGAAAGAAGTGGCGGAAATGCTGAACGCCGTAGAAGTCCTCTAAGGGGAACGAGATTTGTTAAGGAGGAAAATAATTAAGGAGCGAGAGCTCCTTTTTTATTTCCAAGAGCGATTTTTCTGGAATACACTGGATTTTATGGAAGAAAAACTCTCGGGAAATCCACCCATCACTGTATTTATTTGTACGCGCTCTAAAGATAAAGGCGAGAGCTGTGGCCCGAAAGGTTCAGCAGAGCTTCGCGATCATCTTAAAGGTTGGGTGAAGACCGCGGGGTTGAGCCCTAAAGTGAAAGTGATTGCCTCGTTATGTTTAGGGCATTGTGAAAACGGGATCACGATGTGTGTGCAGCCTGAGAATCGTTGGTTTCTTAAAATCGACGCCCAGAAAGACGTGGAGCAAATCCAACAGCAGATTATCGAGCTCGCCGCCGCTCTTTAGGTAACCTTTAGGTAACAGTTCCCTTTTAGTATTGCCACGCAATACTAAAAGGGAACTGTTACCTATTGTTCCTGTTTAATTGCAATTCTTTTGGATTTCGATTTGGGTTTTGGCTTTGGCGCCGAAAACCGCCTTGAGCTGCAACTTGGAATTGCAGGCCAATTGCTTGACGTTCTCGAAGGCCACTTCGAATGATCCTCGATCGCAAAGAGAGCGGCCCTCGAAAAGTTCGTTCCCATCATTATCTTGGAGGGACCATTTGATAAAGGCTCCGCTTTGCTCGACCGAGCACAGGCCCACGATATTTAACTCTTCATCGAGCGAAGACACAGTGGCTTTGGATTCGGTAAATTGGATTCCACCAGTGTTGACGGGATTAATCACGCCCATAGTTCCGCCATCAGAGCTCGCCTCGGTCGAAGCACCACCAGCGCCCTTTGCGCCGCAGTTCTGGTAGTTCAAAATAAGTACCGAGAGTATGGCAAATATGCCTAAGACTTTGTATTGACGTCGCTTCATAATCCCCCCAAGGACTACAATCAGTGTAGCGTACTTGCGTCTAGTTTTCTAACATTTCCTCCTCAATTTTAGTCTATTGCATCAGCTTGAGACAAATACGAACCATAAGTAATTCTTGGTTTAGCCAAGACCTACGTCAAAATTTGTTTATATCTCGCGTGACTCAATTTGAAACACTTGCGGTGCGCTGTCATCCTCTTCTCTTGGGGTTGGTTTCTCGGGGGAAACCGCAATATCGAAAAAAAGAAAACAACAGAAACGGACTTCTGTTCGGGGGTTATACATGAAGTATTCATTTGCAGCATTATGTGCAGCAGGTCTCTTTGTTATGGGCTGTTCGCAAAACAACAGAGCGGATGCCGCGTCACTTGCACCAGCACAAGATCAAAATGTCGGTCAACGTGTCATCTATGGAACGGACGATCGCTTAGATTTATATCAAGTTGAGCAAGATCTTTGGAAGACAAAAGCCAACTCTACCGTGGCATTGATGTCGAGCTCTAAAGTTTCGAGTAATGGTCTCGGCGGATTCCGAATCTCTACAACAAACTACGGAACTTCCCAGAGCCTTTGTAAGAATGAACCATTCTATGAGCAAGTGACAGCGGCGTTTTGCTCGGGCTCTCTGATCGCGCCGGACATCATCATGACTGCAGGGCACTGTATTCGTTCGCAAAGCTCGTGCGAGTCCACTAAGTTTGTATTTAATTTCGCTTACAGCGCCAAAGGCGCCACGCCCAACAACGTTGGTGGAGACGATGTTTATTCCTGCAAACAGTTGATTCATAGCGAACTCAACAGCAGCAACATGTCAGACTTTGCATTGATTCGATTAGATCGTAAAGTTGTGGGTCACGATCCCATCGCGATTCGTCAGAGCGGGGGGGTTGCGGATAACGAAAATCTCGTGGTCATTGGTCACCCCTCAGGGCTTCCGACAAAGGTCGCTGGTGGCGCTTCGGTCCGCGACAACTCATTGGACGCTTACTTCATCGCAAATCTCGACACCTATGGTGGTAATTCAGGGAGTGCGGTGTTTAACGAAGCCGGCCTGGTGGAAGGAATTCTTGTTCGTGGCGAGCGAGACTTCGTTTATAAGAATGGCTGTTATGTTTCTAATGTCTGCACAAATTCAGGATGTCGTGGTGAGGACGTCACCCGCGTCTCGGAAGTTCTTAATTACGTGGATGCGGCAGAATTAGTTCCTGATGTTTCCGCATCTGCACCTTAAGCTCTGAGATCCCTAATTCTCTGATGTTAAAAAGCCGATGATTCCGTCGGCTTTTTTATTTTCTAAAGGTCGATGGACCGAACTCAACCGCTTTTCCAACGACATTTGTAAAGATCACGTCATCTTCCATGGCGAGCTGACCTCGCACAATGGTTTTTTTAGGCCAGCCCTTAACGGTCATTCCATCAAATGGGGTCCATCCCACTTTACTCTGAATCCAACTGTTTGAGATCATGCGAGAGGCCTTCATATCAACGATAGTCAAATCCGCGTCTTTACCTACAGCTATCTGACCTTTTTGATGAGCTCCATAGATGCGAGCAGGATTGATGCAAATGAGCTCGATCAAGCGCTCTAAACTGAGTTTGTTGTTGTTGACGTGGTTGAGCATGAGAGGGAGGAGAGTTTGGACTCCCGTCATTCCCGAAGGGGATTGTGGGTAAGGAAGTGCTTTTTCTTCGCGCGTGTGCGGAGCGTGGTCGGAGCCGATCACATCTACGGTTCCGTCGGCAATGGCTTTCCACAACGCCTCTTGATGATGCTTCTCTCGAACCGGCGGATTCATCTGAGCTAATGTTCCCAAACGATCGTAGCAATCGGGCGCGTGCAAAGTTAAAAACTGAGGGAGACATTCGACGGTGGCCCACTGTTTTTTGTGTTTGAGAAAGGCCATCTCTTCGGCGGTGCTCACGTGGAGAACATGCACCGGACGCTGAGTTTTTTCGGCAATATTGAGGATGCGTCGAGTGGCCGAAAGGGCCGAGTCTTCGTTTCTCCAAACCGGATGATCTTGAACTCGACCACTTTGATCTGCAATGGATTTACGATCGCGAAGGATAAATTCATCTTCACAATGAACGGCGATGCGACGACTTCCATTTTTAAAAATCTTTTCTAAAGTTTCGTCGTCAGAGACGAGAAGATCTCCCGTGGAACTTCCCATGAAGATCTTAATCCCTGAGCAGCCAGGCAGTTTTTCTAACTCGGCGATGTGCGGAGTGTTTTCTGCCGTGGCTCCCATGAAAAACGCGAAATCACATTTGGCTTTGCTGGCGGCGAGATTGAGTTTCTCCTGAAGTTTTTCAGCCGTTGAGGTGTTGGGTTTGGTGTTCGGCATTTCGAAAAAACTGGTGATCCCACCCGCAATGGCGCTCATCGAGCCGGTGTATAGATCTTCTTTGTGAGTCAGTCCGGGCTCGCGAAAGTGCACTTGGCTATCGATCGCCCCTGGAAGGACCGTGAGATTCTTCGCATCGATCACAGTTTTGGCCTTTTTAGCCAGGCCTGGACCGATGTCTTGAATGATTCCGTTTTTAACGGCGATATCGGTGATTTCCCAACGAAGGGATTGAGATTTATCGGTGACAGCACAACGACCGTCGGTAATGACTAAATCATAACTAGACATACGAACCCCTCAACTTGCAATAGGTTACAAAAAGCTCGAGAATATGATTATGGAATCAATTGTTCTTTTTGTCATGGCCCATGGGACAACGGTGATCACTATGCTTCTCGGGTCGATCATTCTTTGCGTTTTTGGACTCCTTCTTATTGGCTTTCACAGCCCCAAAGAGTTGGTGATGGGGGAGCTGGGAGCAGTGGATCGCATCGAAGGCGTGTTGCGCCGTATACTTTCTGAGCAACAGTTTGTACCGGCCGGGGGCAGCATGACTCCGGAGGGCGTTGGCGTGGCCGCTGGAACGGCGATGAATGATGATCAGGCGGCTCTTTACCGAATTCAGGTAGAGGCCCTCGAAAAAGAAATTCAGGAGAAGCAATCCATCATCGAAACTCTGGAAAAGGGTGGAGCCACGGTGGGCGACAATTCGGAACTCTTGACTTTAAAACAGAAGGTGAAGGATCTTGAGGAAAAACTCAGCGAGTACGCGGTCATTGAAGAAGATATCGCCGACCTCTCAAAATATCGCCAAGAGAACGAGGATTTAAGACAAAAAATTAGCCATGTCTCCGGGGTTCCCGCTAACGATGCCGTCGTTATGCCTTGGGATGAATTCGAAAAAGCGGTGAAAGACAAAAAAGTGAAGTCGGTGAAAGACAAAGATAATATCGATACAACAATCCAGGCTGCGGATGCTGAGACTCCGCCAATTCCTGTGGATACAACCCCTCAGGACATACCGACAATAGTGCTTAACTCAGATAATAAAGAATAAATCCTCTTTAAAGGACGCATCATGATCTTACTTCTTTTAGTTTTTCAACTGGTCCACGCCGCGCCTATTAAAAAATCTCCAGACGAAATGATCAAAGACGTGCGTCAAATTCTCACCGAGAATAAACAGCTCGAAAACATTAAGCAGTACGGCCCTGACGGTTACCTTCAGCTGTTATCTATCGCAAACTCTCCTCAAGAATCCATCGAGGTTCGCTGGAATGCCATGATGGCGATGGCCCGCATTGGTGGCGTTCACAGTATTCCGGATCTGGAAAAGAACCTGACTCATTCTTTGTGGTATATGCGCAGCGGGGCATTGAACGCTCTCAGTTTGGTGGAAAAAGACCGTGGTTTGGCGCGTGCGAAGCAATTACTTAAAA
This is a stretch of genomic DNA from Bdellovibrionales bacterium. It encodes these proteins:
- a CDS encoding agmatine deiminase family protein, yielding MIKHIILIAVAAFTSASVHAEVPRQGYSKAQVEEMVKHNQKIAANDILNQLTDIESLKMQAGALRVPYAEYNQAGYLIFNDRTDYNSWEAKSGMAKNLPEGVTLVVFTGNSAKSHHQQLKSKFSQFVESSRIKILFAPGGEGGFWARDAVPVPVFQAEGLSVVDARYYHNFEGDSYFANLFGATLTKHNYYYEGGNFLANSRGECIIVNKDQTSIMPDSVFTTKYGCASLIRLPHIKGIGHIDESVKFMNDTTVITDSEQYRDILDDHYTVVMIPRPAREYETYVNSLIINGTVYVPVFGQAGDQKALQIYQSFGLKTVALDSSTLSNQGLGSVHCITMTYPPVPLKEVAEMLNAVEVL
- a CDS encoding dihydroorotase, whose amino-acid sequence is MSSYDLVITDGRCAVTDKSQSLRWEITDIAVKNGIIQDIGPGLAKKAKTVIDAKNLTVLPGAIDSQVHFREPGLTHKEDLYTGSMSAIAGGITSFFEMPNTKPNTSTAEKLQEKLNLAASKAKCDFAFFMGATAENTPHIAELEKLPGCSGIKIFMGSSTGDLLVSDDETLEKIFKNGSRRIAVHCEDEFILRDRKSIADQSGRVQDHPVWRNEDSALSATRRILNIAEKTQRPVHVLHVSTAEEMAFLKHKKQWATVECLPQFLTLHAPDCYDRLGTLAQMNPPVREKHHQEALWKAIADGTVDVIGSDHAPHTREEKALPYPQSPSGMTGVQTLLPLMLNHVNNNKLSLERLIELICINPARIYGAHQKGQIAVGKDADLTIVDMKASRMISNSWIQSKVGWTPFDGMTVKGWPKKTIVRGQLAMEDDVIFTNVVGKAVEFGPSTFRK
- a CDS encoding serine protease, whose protein sequence is MGCSQNNRADAASLAPAQDQNVGQRVIYGTDDRLDLYQVEQDLWKTKANSTVALMSSSKVSSNGLGGFRISTTNYGTSQSLCKNEPFYEQVTAAFCSGSLIAPDIIMTAGHCIRSQSSCESTKFVFNFAYSAKGATPNNVGGDDVYSCKQLIHSELNSSNMSDFALIRLDRKVVGHDPIAIRQSGGVADNENLVVIGHPSGLPTKVAGGASVRDNSLDAYFIANLDTYGGNSGSAVFNEAGLVEGILVRGERDFVYKNGCYVSNVCTNSGCRGEDVTRVSEVLNYVDAAELVPDVSASAP
- a CDS encoding HEAT repeat domain-containing protein, encoding MILLLLVFQLVHAAPIKKSPDEMIKDVRQILTENKQLENIKQYGPDGYLQLLSIANSPQESIEVRWNAMMAMARIGGVHSIPDLEKNLTHSLWYMRSGALNALSLVEKDRGLARAKQLLKNDPALLVRASALQVVAQQSTVESKYLWTELYNPLNFDNGYSLSIRKSIIKVLSKAPSKKEAPKFIALIRDKDPEVRTIAIHTLESLSKRKSPASPLPDSVVSYWQGWYEKANF
- a CDS encoding (2Fe-2S) ferredoxin domain-containing protein encodes the protein MEEKLSGNPPITVFICTRSKDKGESCGPKGSAELRDHLKGWVKTAGLSPKVKVIASLCLGHCENGITMCVQPENRWFLKIDAQKDVEQIQQQIIELAAAL
- a CDS encoding argininosuccinate synthase, with translation MKRIVLSFSGGLDTTAIVLWLKKTYNADVIAYCCDVGNLPSEKTLRDRAMSLGASDFIFEDLKDEFAKDFVFPLLRSGALYQGEYLLGTAIARPLIAERVAHFAKKSGASAVAHGATGKGNDQIRFERAWAYLAPELEVIAPWKEWEYKGRQDLINYLKEHKIDYAGEVNPRYSVDANLFHNSSEGGILEDISKPYDDQEIFQFLKPNGKTSTDTLSISIDFDKGYPVGLNGKKMAPAELLQKLNEIGGAYGIGLVDLVEERVTGVKSRGIYETPGGTLIQKGLNSMKQICWTRDVHNTSLTLAHTYANLVYDGLWHSDARTNLEGYFTEAAKKLTGTVGMRLAPGQVLITHRSSPFSLYSEKIVSFEEDTYGLNRAAKDWSRVLTFAQWQSGLVNKENRGSAGETHRELGGRPQ